In Desulfitobacterium chlororespirans DSM 11544, one DNA window encodes the following:
- a CDS encoding ABC transporter ATP-binding protein — MSENSTRTQNGGPMGGPAGGSPGMGGGEKAKDFQGTWGKLIRYCKGYLPIIITALVIAALGTLLQIIGPDQLKNMTNEIAKGLPALINGVPVSGAIDFNAVFNIGMLLVCFYAASGIFSFAENFIMATVTAKLSKNMRTDISKKINKLPLKYFDKTSYGDVISRVTNDVDAIGQTLNQSLDNLVRAVTMFVGSLVMMFYNSWILALVAIGSTLIGFVLMALIMSKSQKYFTVQQQGLGDINGHIEEIYSGHNVVKAYNGGSKAKKTFEEINTSLYDSGWKSQFMSGMMMPIMGFIGNFGYVAVCVVGAALAMKGTISFGVIVAFMIYIRLFTQPLSQLAQSMQQLQRTAAASERVFEFFAEEELADEGQQLKKLENVKGHVEFQNVHFGYEKDKTIINNFSAQIKAGQKVAIVGPTGAGKTTMVNLLMRFYEIDSGEIRIDGIPISHVSRENVHDQFCMVLQDTWLFEGTIKENIIYNKQGVTDEEVIAACKSVGIHHFIRTLPQGYDTLLNDKANLSAGQKQLVTIARAIIQNSPLLILDEATSSVDTRTERLVQNAMNKLTQGRTSFVIAHRLSTIKDADLILVMKDGDIIESGDHEELLGKGGFYAELYNSQFEQAS, encoded by the coding sequence ATGAGTGAGAATTCCACAAGAACACAAAATGGCGGCCCCATGGGTGGGCCGGCAGGTGGTTCCCCCGGCATGGGGGGCGGCGAAAAAGCAAAGGATTTCCAAGGAACATGGGGCAAGCTGATCCGCTACTGTAAAGGCTATCTGCCCATCATTATCACTGCCCTTGTCATCGCGGCTTTGGGTACACTCCTGCAAATCATTGGTCCGGACCAATTGAAGAACATGACCAATGAGATTGCCAAGGGGCTGCCGGCCCTGATCAACGGAGTTCCTGTGTCTGGGGCCATCGATTTTAACGCTGTCTTCAATATTGGCATGCTGCTTGTCTGCTTCTACGCAGCCTCAGGTATCTTCAGCTTTGCCGAGAACTTTATCATGGCCACGGTAACTGCTAAACTATCGAAAAATATGCGTACCGATATTTCCAAAAAGATCAACAAACTGCCCCTCAAATACTTTGATAAAACAAGTTATGGCGATGTCATCAGCCGCGTAACCAACGATGTTGACGCCATTGGCCAAACCCTCAATCAGAGCCTCGATAATTTAGTGAGGGCAGTCACCATGTTTGTCGGTTCCCTGGTCATGATGTTCTACAACAGCTGGATTCTGGCCCTGGTTGCCATCGGCTCCACTTTGATCGGGTTTGTCCTGATGGCTCTCATCATGTCCAAATCGCAAAAGTATTTTACTGTGCAGCAGCAGGGACTCGGCGATATCAATGGCCACATTGAGGAAATCTATTCGGGCCATAATGTTGTCAAAGCCTATAACGGCGGCAGCAAGGCGAAAAAGACCTTTGAGGAGATCAACACGTCCCTGTATGACAGCGGATGGAAATCTCAGTTTATGTCGGGGATGATGATGCCGATTATGGGTTTCATCGGCAACTTCGGCTATGTGGCGGTGTGCGTAGTCGGCGCGGCCCTGGCCATGAAAGGCACGATCTCCTTCGGCGTCATCGTTGCCTTTATGATCTATATCCGCCTCTTTACCCAGCCCTTATCCCAGTTGGCTCAATCCATGCAGCAGCTGCAAAGAACAGCCGCCGCCAGTGAGCGTGTCTTTGAATTCTTCGCTGAAGAAGAGTTGGCCGATGAAGGCCAGCAGCTCAAAAAGCTGGAGAATGTCAAAGGCCACGTGGAGTTTCAGAATGTTCACTTTGGCTATGAGAAGGACAAAACCATTATCAATAATTTTTCCGCTCAGATCAAAGCCGGCCAGAAGGTCGCCATTGTCGGCCCTACCGGTGCGGGAAAAACGACCATGGTCAATCTGCTGATGCGCTTTTATGAAATCGACAGCGGCGAGATTCGCATAGACGGTATCCCCATCAGCCATGTGAGCAGAGAAAACGTCCATGACCAATTCTGTATGGTATTGCAGGACACCTGGCTCTTTGAAGGAACCATCAAAGAAAACATCATCTACAACAAGCAGGGCGTTACCGATGAAGAAGTGATCGCCGCCTGCAAGTCTGTGGGCATCCACCACTTTATCCGCACCCTGCCCCAGGGCTATGACACCCTACTCAATGATAAAGCCAACCTGTCGGCAGGCCAAAAGCAGCTTGTGACCATTGCCCGCGCGATCATTCAAAATTCACCGCTTCTGATCCTGGACGAAGCGACCAGCTCGGTAGACACCCGTACGGAAAGGCTTGTACAGAATGCCATGAATAAGCTGACTCAGGGCCGGACATCATTTGTAATCGCCCATCGCCTGTCCACCATCAAAGATGCCGATCTGATTTTGGTGATGAAAGACGGCGACATCATCGAAAGCGGCGATCATGAGGAACTCCTCGGAAAGGGCGGATTCTACGCCGAACTCTATAACAGCCAATTTGAGCAGGCCTCATAA
- a CDS encoding ABC transporter ATP-binding protein encodes MLKIFKYLKPEEWLMAGISLIFIVAQVWLDLKLPDYMAEITTLTQTPNSAISDIWLNGGYMLLCALGSLAAAVVVGFFAAKIAASFSQRLRSLLFNKVESFSMEEINRFSTSSLITRSTNDITQIQMLVVMGLQLVIKAPITAVWAITKISGKGFEWTMVTGVAVLIMIMMVTFLLIVAMPKFKKMQTLTDNITRVTRENLTGLRVVRAYNAENYQEEKFETANEELTSTQMFTNRAMAVMMPVMTVLMSGLSLAIYWIGAYLIDAAGALDKLGLFSNMVVFSSYAMQVIMSFMMLVMIFIMLPRASVSAKRINEVLDTEPQILDGTKTDGQPGLRGEVVFKSVSFKYPDAAEPVLEDISFTASPGETVAFIGSTGSGKSTLVNLALRFFDATQGEILIDGVNVKDYKLEALFNKIGYVPQKAVLFKGTVESNVAYGDNGGEGYPLDEVKKAVQIAQGADFVEKMDGQYQAAIAQGGANVSGGQKQRLAIARAVCRKPEIYIFDDSFSALDYKTDRVLRSALKQETAGVTSLIVAQRIGTIMDADQIIVLDEGKIVGKGTHKDLLRDCTVYREIAMSQLSEEELAS; translated from the coding sequence ATGTTAAAAATCTTCAAGTATCTAAAGCCGGAAGAATGGCTGATGGCGGGCATCAGCTTGATCTTCATCGTCGCCCAGGTTTGGCTTGATCTTAAACTCCCCGATTATATGGCGGAAATCACAACGCTGACCCAGACCCCCAACAGCGCCATCAGTGACATCTGGCTCAATGGCGGTTATATGCTGTTGTGTGCCTTGGGAAGTCTGGCAGCTGCCGTTGTCGTCGGTTTTTTTGCGGCGAAAATAGCCGCCTCCTTTTCCCAGCGGCTGCGCAGCCTATTGTTCAATAAGGTTGAATCCTTTTCTATGGAAGAAATCAACCGTTTTTCAACGTCAAGTCTGATTACACGTTCCACAAACGACATCACCCAAATTCAAATGCTGGTGGTCATGGGTCTGCAATTAGTGATTAAAGCTCCCATTACAGCGGTATGGGCCATCACCAAAATCTCGGGCAAAGGCTTTGAATGGACCATGGTCACAGGTGTCGCCGTTTTGATTATGATCATGATGGTTACCTTTCTGCTCATCGTTGCCATGCCCAAATTCAAAAAGATGCAGACCCTTACCGACAACATCACCCGTGTCACAAGAGAAAATCTCACCGGCCTGCGCGTTGTCCGCGCCTACAACGCCGAGAATTATCAGGAAGAGAAATTTGAGACGGCCAACGAAGAGCTTACCAGCACCCAGATGTTCACCAACCGCGCCATGGCAGTCATGATGCCGGTGATGACTGTGCTGATGAGCGGGCTGTCCCTGGCGATTTACTGGATAGGAGCCTATTTGATTGACGCGGCAGGGGCCTTGGATAAATTAGGCCTGTTTTCCAACATGGTCGTCTTTTCCAGCTATGCCATGCAGGTTATCATGTCCTTTATGATGCTGGTCATGATTTTCATTATGCTGCCTCGCGCCAGCGTTTCGGCCAAACGCATCAACGAAGTACTGGATACGGAACCCCAGATTTTAGACGGAACAAAAACCGATGGTCAGCCTGGCCTGCGCGGTGAAGTTGTGTTTAAGTCTGTCAGCTTTAAATATCCCGATGCTGCGGAGCCTGTCCTTGAGGATATCAGTTTTACGGCATCCCCCGGTGAGACCGTTGCTTTTATCGGCTCGACCGGAAGCGGCAAATCAACCCTTGTCAACCTTGCCCTCCGCTTCTTTGATGCAACCCAGGGAGAAATATTGATTGACGGCGTCAATGTGAAAGATTATAAGCTGGAAGCCCTTTTCAATAAAATCGGCTATGTCCCCCAAAAGGCAGTGTTGTTCAAAGGCACGGTAGAATCCAATGTAGCTTACGGCGATAACGGCGGCGAAGGCTATCCTCTGGACGAAGTGAAGAAGGCCGTACAAATTGCCCAGGGCGCAGACTTTGTTGAGAAAATGGACGGCCAATACCAAGCTGCCATTGCTCAGGGCGGAGCCAATGTATCCGGCGGTCAAAAGCAGCGGCTGGCCATTGCCCGAGCGGTGTGCCGCAAGCCGGAAATCTATATTTTTGACGATTCTTTCTCAGCCCTTGATTACAAGACCGACCGGGTTCTGCGCAGTGCGCTGAAACAGGAAACCGCAGGTGTAACCAGCCTGATCGTAGCCCAGCGCATCGGCACCATCATGGACGCCGACCAGATTATTGTGCTTGATGAAGGTAAAATCGTCGGCAAAGGAACACACAAAGACTTACTCCGCGACTGCACTGTCTATAGAGAAATTGCCATGTCGCAATTGAGCGAGGAGGAATTGGCATCATGA
- a CDS encoding transcriptional regulator — protein sequence MPWEENQNSLSYVDKALTAFNEIMASSRKDMMENLNRAHKGELFVLHYLAVCNREVLPSELSAALQASTARISALLGALEKKGQIVRDIDKSNRRNILVTITEDGRNRAEAEMKDMKNRMVRIFTDMGEADTIEFIRLTRLFSGLMQKYSPQEEGCTQSD from the coding sequence ATGCCATGGGAAGAGAATCAGAACAGCTTGAGCTATGTTGACAAGGCCTTGACCGCTTTTAATGAAATCATGGCCAGCAGTCGGAAAGATATGATGGAAAACCTCAATCGCGCCCATAAAGGAGAACTTTTTGTTTTGCATTACCTGGCGGTATGCAATCGGGAAGTTCTCCCTTCTGAACTAAGCGCGGCGCTGCAGGCCAGTACAGCGCGCATCTCCGCCTTGCTCGGCGCCTTGGAAAAGAAGGGCCAGATTGTCCGCGACATCGACAAGAGCAACCGCCGCAATATTCTTGTGACCATCACCGAAGATGGGCGCAACCGCGCCGAAGCCGAGATGAAGGACATGAAAAACAGAATGGTGCGGATATTTACTGACATGGGTGAAGCGGATACGATCGAGTTCATCCGCCTGACACGCCTCTTTTCCGGGCTTATGCAAAAGTATTCCCCTCAAGAAGAAGGATGCACTCAGAGCGATTAA
- a CDS encoding DUF4157 domain-containing protein: MKELVQRSTLTKGKKQEDYSIHTPNQQIPNSMILAALNRRAAENVPASPAPHKTMELKNAIRSRLPESIDPSRTQIPAAEQEADRLSAHMEDRTPSAVKESMGRRLGADFSGVRFHMDPANAARVDAMKARAYTAGNDIYFGRQGFEPDIAAHELVHTVQQGAAPASSLTVSAPLGGVQMWPWSKKKQEETPPKTESGGKSLWDKTKAGASNLWDKTKTGASTLWDKTKTGAKSVYDKGMGLKDKAVNAVGGVGEGLINKVAGSETMGNVVKQSDGFFSGIFDWADKRSGEKIDPAASESEDLGLADLFQEPEPEKESKLPKWMQSMGKGIGKAASWVGNKVKAGGNFVVDKVAGGLSALKRGNDRAVDQFNNHREDYDQMSGWDKFMWSVQNPLARLTAEHRKEGTQQRNTRNAQIESLAGDYRQGLTGDMRTAAFQRSQESGSHPGEAEESSLSTVSSLLGTASSGAGALGGDLEEHYKALHGDPNASLMSGREQGFGAAGSIFEGMQGITDTVESGTQAYQRLKMGDRAGAASTSLKTMGKAASVGKSALTAAQYIAPAATEVLGNVTPGIDVAINGLDTAAEGVQAVASGVRMKKMGDRSRAYEERVKKGEKLGTRDEKMRRIARQGKGAAKADVTQHTTAAIGSGLKTAGGISTIAGAPPLIGTALSAVGSGVSAIGGMVADSQRSDVRSQVVEEELELDKRMERIKRKHPNLSEREVKHVALKGLGFSSGRRTEAAQHFTIDRADFLAQNATSGDSEAEGMLSDMGVRKTKTGYNRELIGERLGMIGSGTLEQQKQVTIDSRRNPFARKKKSA, encoded by the coding sequence ATGAAAGAACTTGTCCAAAGAAGTACCTTAACGAAGGGAAAAAAGCAAGAGGATTATAGTATTCATACCCCAAATCAGCAAATTCCCAACAGCATGATATTGGCCGCCCTGAACCGCCGGGCCGCAGAAAATGTCCCTGCCTCCCCTGCTCCCCACAAAACTATGGAACTGAAAAATGCCATCAGGTCCCGGCTTCCGGAATCCATAGACCCCTCCCGTACACAGATCCCGGCCGCGGAACAAGAAGCCGACAGGTTATCTGCTCACATGGAGGATCGTACTCCTTCTGCAGTCAAGGAATCCATGGGCAGAAGACTGGGTGCAGATTTCTCGGGTGTCCGCTTTCATATGGATCCCGCCAACGCCGCCCGGGTCGATGCCATGAAAGCCCGGGCCTATACGGCAGGGAATGATATTTACTTCGGCCGCCAGGGATTTGAGCCGGATATTGCCGCCCATGAACTGGTTCACACAGTTCAACAGGGTGCCGCCCCCGCTTCAAGCCTGACGGTTTCCGCTCCTTTAGGCGGCGTTCAGATGTGGCCCTGGAGCAAGAAAAAGCAAGAAGAAACTCCTCCGAAAACAGAAAGCGGAGGCAAGAGCCTTTGGGATAAAACCAAGGCCGGAGCCAGCAACCTGTGGGACAAAACGAAGACCGGTGCCAGTACCTTATGGGATAAAACTAAGACCGGTGCTAAAAGCGTCTATGACAAGGGCATGGGTTTAAAGGATAAAGCGGTGAATGCTGTCGGCGGCGTCGGGGAAGGCTTGATCAATAAAGTTGCCGGCTCCGAGACAATGGGTAATGTCGTTAAGCAATCCGACGGCTTTTTCTCCGGTATCTTCGATTGGGCTGACAAACGCTCCGGCGAAAAAATCGACCCTGCCGCCAGTGAATCTGAAGACCTGGGGCTGGCCGATCTGTTCCAGGAACCCGAACCGGAAAAGGAAAGCAAGCTTCCCAAGTGGATGCAGAGCATGGGCAAGGGTATCGGCAAAGCGGCCTCCTGGGTTGGGAATAAAGTCAAAGCCGGGGGAAACTTTGTCGTGGATAAGGTTGCCGGCGGACTCAGCGCTTTAAAACGGGGCAATGACCGCGCAGTGGATCAGTTCAATAACCACCGTGAAGATTATGATCAAATGTCCGGTTGGGACAAATTCATGTGGAGCGTCCAAAATCCTCTGGCCAGACTAACAGCGGAGCACCGGAAAGAAGGGACACAGCAGCGCAACACCAGAAATGCTCAGATCGAATCTTTAGCGGGGGATTACCGGCAGGGACTTACCGGCGATATGCGCACTGCAGCCTTCCAACGCTCCCAAGAAAGCGGCAGTCACCCCGGGGAAGCGGAAGAAAGCAGTCTGTCCACCGTATCCTCTTTACTGGGTACAGCTTCCTCCGGTGCAGGGGCCTTGGGCGGCGACCTTGAGGAGCATTACAAAGCTCTGCACGGCGACCCTAATGCTTCCCTTATGAGCGGCCGGGAGCAAGGATTCGGGGCTGCCGGCTCAATATTCGAAGGTATGCAAGGAATAACAGATACCGTGGAGTCCGGCACTCAGGCCTATCAGCGGCTGAAGATGGGCGACCGAGCCGGAGCAGCCAGCACTTCCTTAAAAACCATGGGTAAGGCGGCCTCCGTCGGCAAGAGCGCCCTGACCGCGGCCCAGTATATTGCTCCTGCGGCCACGGAAGTTCTGGGCAATGTTACCCCCGGAATTGATGTCGCAATTAACGGCCTCGATACAGCTGCAGAAGGTGTTCAAGCGGTTGCTTCAGGCGTTCGGATGAAAAAAATGGGAGACCGCAGCAGAGCCTATGAAGAACGGGTTAAGAAGGGTGAAAAGCTGGGCACCCGGGATGAAAAAATGCGCCGTATTGCCAGACAAGGCAAAGGAGCCGCTAAAGCCGATGTGACTCAGCATACCACTGCCGCTATCGGCAGCGGGCTTAAGACCGCCGGCGGAATTTCCACGATTGCCGGTGCTCCTCCCCTGATTGGCACCGCCTTAAGCGCCGTGGGCTCCGGAGTTTCCGCTATTGGGGGTATGGTGGCCGACAGCCAGCGTTCGGATGTCCGCAGCCAGGTGGTTGAGGAAGAACTGGAGTTAGATAAGCGCATGGAACGCATTAAGAGAAAGCATCCCAACCTTTCCGAACGGGAAGTCAAGCATGTTGCCCTTAAGGGCCTGGGCTTTTCCTCGGGAAGACGAACCGAAGCTGCCCAGCATTTTACCATCGACAGAGCGGACTTCCTGGCTCAGAATGCAACCTCCGGCGATTCTGAAGCCGAAGGCATGCTTTCCGATATGGGGGTAAGAAAGACCAAAACCGGCTATAACCGGGAATTAATCGGTGAACGGCTAGGAATGATCGGCTCGGGCACCCTTGAGCAGCAGAAACAAGTAACCATTGACAGCCGCCGCAATCCCTTTGCCAGAAAGAAAAAATCAGCTTAA